In the Larus michahellis chromosome 6, bLarMic1.1, whole genome shotgun sequence genome, one interval contains:
- the LOC141744954 gene encoding cytochrome P450 2C9-like isoform X1, with the protein MELLGAATVVLLVCIACLLSITAWRGRSGKGKMPPGPAPLPILGNLLQVKPKDLATTLQKLSEEYGPVFTVHLGSDPVVVLHGHDVVKEALVDRADEFAARGHMPIGDRANNGLGIIFSNNQEWLQVRRFALSTLRNFGMGKRSIEERIQEESEHLLEEINKTKGTPFDPTFMLSCAVSNIICSIVFGRRYDYKDKKFLALMNNMNNIFEMMNSYWGQLYQMFSNILDYLPGPHNKIFTEFDALKAFVAEEVKIHQATLDPSSPQDFIDCFLTKMQEEKEHPNSSFHMKNLITSTFDLFIAGTETTSTTVRYGLLLLLKYPKIQEKVQEEIDRVVGRSRKPCVADRTQMPYTDAVVHEIQRFISLVPLSVPRAVTKDLCFREYVIPKGTTIFPVLTSVLHDSKEFPNPNEFNPGHFLNENGTFRKSEFFMPFSAGKRICPGESLARMEIFLLMAIILQNFTLKPVVDPQELSITPTLSGTTNVPPAYQLCAVPR; encoded by the exons TGCTGCAGGTGAAACCAAAGGACTTGGCCACAACCCTCCAGAAG CTCAGTGAAGAGTATGGACCAGTGTTCACAGTGCACCTGGGCTCTGACCCAGTGGTGGTGCTGCACGGACATGATGTGGTGAAAGAAGCCTTGGTTGATCGCGCGGACGAGTTTGCTGCCAGAGGACACATGCCAATAGGAGACAGGGCGAACAACGGATTAG ggatTATTTTTAGCAACAACCAGGAGTGGTTACAAGTCCGTCGGTTTGCTCTCAGCACTCTGCGCAACTTTGgaatggggaagaggagcatTGAAGAGAGGATCCAGGAGGAATCTGAGCACTTGCTAGAAGAGATCAACAAAACAAAGG GAACGCCTTTTGACCCAACCTTcatgctgagctgtgctgtctccAACATCATATGCTCCATTGTCTTTGGGAGACGATATGACTATAAAGACAAGAAGTTCCTGGCCCTGATGAATAACATGAACAACATCTTTGAGATGATGAACTCCTACTGGGGACAG ctctaCCAGATGTTCTCAAATATCCTGGATTACTTGCCTGGCCCACAcaacaaaatattcacagaatttgATGCTCTAAAAGCCTTTGTGGCAGAGGAGGTGAAGATACACCAAGCCACCCTAGATCCCAGCTCCCCTCAGGATTTCATTGATTGCTTCCTCACCAAAATGCAGGAG GAGAAAGAGCACCCCAATTCCAGTTTCCACATGAAGAACCTGATAACCAGCACCTTCGACTTGTTCATTGCCGGGACTGAGACAACTAGCACGACTGTAAGATATGGGCTTCTGCTTCTTCTCAAATACCCGAAGATACAAG AGAAAGTTCAAGAAGAGATTGACCGGGTAGTAGGACGATCACGAAAACCTTGCGTGGCTGACCGGACCCAGATGCCCTACACAGATGCGGTGGTCCATGAAATCCAGCGCTTCATCTCCCTCGTCCCCCTGAGTGTCCCTCGCGCTGTGACCAAAGACCTCTGCTTCAGAGAGTATGTCATTCCCAAG GGCACCACAATCTTTCCTGTCCTCACTTCTGTCCTCCACGACAGTAAAGAGTTTCCAAACCCAAATGAGTTCAACCCTGGACACTTCTTGAACGAGAACGGCACCTTTAGGAAGAGCGAGTTCTTCATGCCCTTCTCAGCAG GGAAGCGAATATGCCCCGGAGAGAGCCTGGCACGCATGGAGATATTCCTACTCATGGCCATCATCTTGCAGAACTTTACCTTGAAGCCTGTCGTTGACCCCCAGGAACTCAGCATAACCCCAACACTGAGTGGGACAACCAACGTACCTCCTGCCTaccagctctgtgctgtcccccgctaa
- the LOC141744954 gene encoding cytochrome P450 2C8-like isoform X2 produces the protein MPIGDRANNGLGIIFSNNQEWLQVRRFALSTLRNFGMGKRSIEERIQEESEHLLEEINKTKGTPFDPTFMLSCAVSNIICSIVFGRRYDYKDKKFLALMNNMNNIFEMMNSYWGQLYQMFSNILDYLPGPHNKIFTEFDALKAFVAEEVKIHQATLDPSSPQDFIDCFLTKMQEEKEHPNSSFHMKNLITSTFDLFIAGTETTSTTVRYGLLLLLKYPKIQEKVQEEIDRVVGRSRKPCVADRTQMPYTDAVVHEIQRFISLVPLSVPRAVTKDLCFREYVIPKGTTIFPVLTSVLHDSKEFPNPNEFNPGHFLNENGTFRKSEFFMPFSAGKRICPGESLARMEIFLLMAIILQNFTLKPVVDPQELSITPTLSGTTNVPPAYQLCAVPR, from the exons ATGCCAATAGGAGACAGGGCGAACAACGGATTAG ggatTATTTTTAGCAACAACCAGGAGTGGTTACAAGTCCGTCGGTTTGCTCTCAGCACTCTGCGCAACTTTGgaatggggaagaggagcatTGAAGAGAGGATCCAGGAGGAATCTGAGCACTTGCTAGAAGAGATCAACAAAACAAAGG GAACGCCTTTTGACCCAACCTTcatgctgagctgtgctgtctccAACATCATATGCTCCATTGTCTTTGGGAGACGATATGACTATAAAGACAAGAAGTTCCTGGCCCTGATGAATAACATGAACAACATCTTTGAGATGATGAACTCCTACTGGGGACAG ctctaCCAGATGTTCTCAAATATCCTGGATTACTTGCCTGGCCCACAcaacaaaatattcacagaatttgATGCTCTAAAAGCCTTTGTGGCAGAGGAGGTGAAGATACACCAAGCCACCCTAGATCCCAGCTCCCCTCAGGATTTCATTGATTGCTTCCTCACCAAAATGCAGGAG GAGAAAGAGCACCCCAATTCCAGTTTCCACATGAAGAACCTGATAACCAGCACCTTCGACTTGTTCATTGCCGGGACTGAGACAACTAGCACGACTGTAAGATATGGGCTTCTGCTTCTTCTCAAATACCCGAAGATACAAG AGAAAGTTCAAGAAGAGATTGACCGGGTAGTAGGACGATCACGAAAACCTTGCGTGGCTGACCGGACCCAGATGCCCTACACAGATGCGGTGGTCCATGAAATCCAGCGCTTCATCTCCCTCGTCCCCCTGAGTGTCCCTCGCGCTGTGACCAAAGACCTCTGCTTCAGAGAGTATGTCATTCCCAAG GGCACCACAATCTTTCCTGTCCTCACTTCTGTCCTCCACGACAGTAAAGAGTTTCCAAACCCAAATGAGTTCAACCCTGGACACTTCTTGAACGAGAACGGCACCTTTAGGAAGAGCGAGTTCTTCATGCCCTTCTCAGCAG GGAAGCGAATATGCCCCGGAGAGAGCCTGGCACGCATGGAGATATTCCTACTCATGGCCATCATCTTGCAGAACTTTACCTTGAAGCCTGTCGTTGACCCCCAGGAACTCAGCATAACCCCAACACTGAGTGGGACAACCAACGTACCTCCTGCCTaccagctctgtgctgtcccccgctaa